A part of Loxodonta africana isolate mLoxAfr1 chromosome 11, mLoxAfr1.hap2, whole genome shotgun sequence genomic DNA contains:
- the LOC111749575 gene encoding LOW QUALITY PROTEIN: vomeronasal type-1 receptor 1-like (The sequence of the model RefSeq protein was modified relative to this genomic sequence to represent the inferred CDS: inserted 1 base in 1 codon; substituted 1 base at 1 genomic stop codon): MVSASVEKGILFLTQIGVEILGNSSLLCLYNFTLITGHMLRPTDLILNQVVLANSLVLFSKGIPQTMAAFGLNFFLDDAGCKLVFYLHRVGRGVSLSTICLLSGFXAIKLCLKFSRWLEVRIRSPVCIGSYCFLCWILHLSLNILIPLTVNGPQNSTNAGVLTNFRYCSVLILGTVIQKLHAVMLSFIDAIXLGFMAWASGSMVLVLHRHKQRVQHIHSNSLSCKPSHEARATRTILILVSIFVSFYSLSSILTIYVSLTVNPGQWLIDISTLMASCFPAFSPFVLMTSDGHVSQFFFACHARK; the protein is encoded by the exons ATGGTTTCTGCCAGTGTGGAAAAAGGGATCCTCTTCCTCACTCAGATAGGAGTTGAGATCCTGGGAAACTCATCACTTCTTTGTCTTTATAACTTCACTTTGATCACTGGGCACATGTTGAGACCCACAGACTTGATTCTCAACCAAGTGGTCTTGGCCAATTCCTTGGTACTTTTTTCTAAAGGGATCCCTCAGACTATGGCAGCTTTTGGACTGAATTTTTTCCTGGATGATGCTGGATGCAAACTTGTCTTCTATTTGCACAGAGTAGGCAGGGGGGTTTCCCTCAGCACCATCTGCCTCCTCAGTGGCTTCTAGGCCATTAAGCTTTGCCTCAAGTTCTCTAGGTGGTTGGAGGTCAGAATTAGATCCCCAGTGTGCATTGGCTCCTACTGTTTCCTCTGCTGGATCCTGCATCTCTCATTAAATATCTTAATTCCTTTGACAGTGAACGGGCCACAAAATAGCACAAACGCAGGTGTGCTAACTAATTTTAGATACTGTTCTGTGCTCATTCTGGGGACAGTGATACAAAAACTACATGCTGTCATGCTCTCCTTCATTGATGCGA ATTTGGGCTTCATGGCCTGGGCAAGTGGCTCCATGGTCCTTGTCTTGCACAGACACAAGCAACGAGTCCAACACATTCACAGCAACAGCCTCTCCTGTAAACCTTCTCACGAGGCCAGAGCCACACGCACCATCCTCATCCTGGTGAGCATTTTTGTCTCCTTTTACTCTCTCTCTTCCATTTTGACTATCTATGTTTCTCTAACTGTAAATCCAGGCCAGTGGCTGATAGACATCTCTACACTCATGGCTTCATGCTTCCCAGCATTCAGCCCCTTTGTGCTCATGACCAGTGATGGCCATGTCTCTCAGTTCTTCTTTGCCTGCCATGCGAGAAAATAG